From the genome of Malus sylvestris chromosome 13, drMalSylv7.2, whole genome shotgun sequence:
AGAGTATGTAGGGTACTCAAACTCGTATCTAAGCAAGTCGAATTTGAAacatctcacttataagtaGAGATAAATATGAATGTATTATGGTGCTAGTGGCTATCTTAATTTGGTGTTAACAAAACTAAGATTTTTTGGCCAGAGAGGCACAATTTTGAGTTCATTGAGAAAAGCAAGTGGTTAAGAGTGTTAAAAGTTACTGATTTATTACTGGATCTGGAGTTCGTATTTGGTTTGTTTTTGCATCGTTGATTAAGATTTccatcaatttttatttatttattagttttgaaATTAATTGTAGGATTTGGATCTTTTGAACTTGTTTCTTACTATTGCTTTTTAATTCTTGTATAAACTATTGATCTTTAATTCTTGTACAAAAATCTGTTAAAATATTTCAACAAGGTCGTTGTAGTATAGTGGTAAGTATTCCCGCCTGTCACGCGGGTGACCCGGGTTCGATCCCTGGCAACGGCGcttttttttcatttccccCCAATTTTTGTGATCCCGCCTTCTCTTACCCACTGGTAATTATAATTTCTTCAATCTCAAAAGCCTCTCTCGTTTTTGTTCCCGTCAcaaattgatttattttttgttgatggAACAACAGAAAGGAGTTCGTTACCTTTGAGTTTCTGTATCGGGGCCTCTGGAACAGACGTAGATAATCATTCGCCAGAGGCATAGGCATGTTCAATCTTGGAAATACGACGAATCACAGGGAAGAGAAGTAGGAGAGGTGGacttgtaaataagtcattCAGTTTGGCAATGAAGAAAATGACATGTTTAAATATCCGAAAGTAATGCTATGTACCATTTCCTGCTCATCAAGGAGAGAGTGACTTTCAGCCAATGATAGTTTGCCCTAGATTCTGTTGGCGCCTCCAATCATCTTAGGAAGGATGATGCAGTTCATGAAGACGCAGGGCTTTTTACAAGTTCTTGAGATTGTAAATCTACCGCGGTAGCCAGCAACTTGTCTGCAAATGAAGATAAACGTGTGAACACATTTTCCTTTCTTATTCACCTTCCCTGCAAACCCCAGAGGAAGCTGAAAATACTAATTCGAATACCCATGCAGATCATGTGTTACGTCCTTTCGGAAAGTTTCAGCAAGTTCAACTGTGAAGGTAAAAATGTCATCCAATACATTCAGGATTATTGCATGCCTGTGCACTGTCCAGAAGTTGTTCTTTCGATTGAGGTTTACCATAACGTGTGAAAACGGATGAAGATCCAAGAGTTGTTGGTTCTTGGACAACAAACCACGTACCCTTAACCGAACTGAGGGATAAGATCTACTGCTAAATGGACAACGTGATGCAAAAGGCCGGTCAGCATGATCTTTCGGGATAATTCCTTATCGAAGACACATTTTGCTTAGTGATCCGTCCGCGCGCGGTAGGTTATGGCGAACTTGTACTCAATTGGCTTAGAAATTCGAATGACGAGCTCTCAGAAAATGGGCGTGCCTTGACAGCCTTGTAGCTGGAAAGTCACAAAAGGAGCTAAAAGCAATTAAGTGATGTCACGAACTCTGAATTTGCCTAGTTGACACGCACAAGGCTCGATGTTGTGATATTGTCACCAGGGAGACTAAAAACATACAACTGTAAATAGAGACAAGAGATTGCTTCATCCACAAGATATGCGAAACAAGCTCAGCATGATTAATTGGGATTCTTGATAATCTTAATCTCAAACAAAACCCATTAATTGGGAATGTTGAGAGCCTTGCTTCTGTTCAATTATAAATAATGATTAgtcaataaaacaaaattttgctaCAATGAAGATGAAAGACACATGTTGGAACAAAAAATGGTTATACGAAAATGAACCAGATATCCAATTGCTTGCACTATAAGAATATCCCAATGAAAAATCTGATAGTTGCTCTTGATTCGTGAGCCATTTAGCCTCGACGTGTATCCAGTTGGAGTGCAAACGACTAAACAAGAATGTTGTATGGTAAGGAATAAGGAGAATGAGTTTAaaaatgggaactttaacgaaaagctcccggtactgttcactttaacgaaaaaccacatttttacactaaaaagtcaatcctggtactattcactttaccctttattttgtccttatcattaaaactcaaagttttcaagcccttttcattagttttccttttaaaaatttGCTCTCCTCGGCATTACCCATAAAATAATTACGATCATATACATTAAAGTAAgcaaaataaacaacaaaaatgttatttttaccATGTATTTGTACCATTATTTTCCCATAAAAAGTTATGATCAGATGCATTAAAGTAAgcaaaataaacaacaaaaatgttattcttaccatctatttgtaccatatctttaataaaaatgggATGCACTTGTGTTTGTGGCTTTTATTTATTAGAAagactagcatatgggcacacacaaagcgtgtgagattttttttttttttttaaatagagatatgttaggattacatgtaggttaggctttgaaaaaaacagcaaaatttagttgtgtgaaattacatttatgccccgtatttcttattcatattattttgttttaattagaatgttaaactagtaatttcataaagttttggttgacaatgagtattttattaattagtagagatgatataAATAGACGATAAGTGTGGGGGTTTCTTTGGTTGTTGCATAaagggtttgggcttaagccgaAATGGTAAGAAAGTAACAACAACCTCCTTTACACGCAACGCAAAGTCATACTGCTTTCGCTCTTTTTACCTACGTGGCAATCAATCATTGGGCCCTCATAGCATTTAAAGCCCAACGGAAGGAGAGATTCAACCAACGGAGAGGGAGAGATTATATCTGGTAGTTCCGTAGTTGGGGTATCCAATCCAAGGAGCCGAAGGTTGAAGAAAGACCAGCAACGAGAATCTCTGAAGTTGGTTTGACCAAAATCACCCGCGACGATGCCGACGTTGACGAAGCTGTACACAATGCAAGAAGCCTCGCAGCACAACACCAAAGACAACTGCTGGGTCGTCATCGATGGCAAGGTAATTGTTTCCCCATGAATTCAAATATTCAATTCAACCCAAAAACGAAGATGCCATGAGTTTTTCCTTTCGGGTATTTGTATTTTCAGATCTGTATGTTGCCCCTGGTAGCTAATCTTTGCACTGCATCCTGGGATTGATGCAAAAGGATCACTTTGAATATTCTAACTTTTAGGGTTGTTTGTGTTCAGGAGGATTCAATGTGTCCTTAATCTTTAGGTCATGAAAAAGTCAAAGAATGAGACTTTGGATTACTACCTGCAAAACCCATAttctattttcattttgtttactATTTACTGCTGTAATTCCTCTGCGTTTCTCAGTTTCTAGGTCAAGTTTCCTCCTTTCCAATCATAAATTTTGACCTATAGATAATACGATTTGGTTGAATTGTCGTCGGGAGTAATCTTTATGTGTGTGTGGCCTTGCTATTCATAatcttgtttaaattacatatGAATAGTCCTTATGGAATTTGATCGCGATTCGTGAGGCGTGTTGTATTCTGTTAAAATTATTACCGGCTTTGGTACTCGAGAATTGGCGtaatcaattttcttttctatCATTTCAACTGGTTGCTGGTTTAAGTGCACGTCTTGCTGTATTCGTGTTGCTTGCAGCCTTACTGTTGTTGTGGCATTTATGAACTAATATTCGTCTGAGTTTTATCTGCAAATTTGGTCAGTAATCTCGGCATCCTTCCTCTCTTAattatcgaaaaaaaaaaatttcagtgTGCAGAATGAGGAATCCCATGACTGTTGGAAGCTCTTTGTCATCCAAATTATTGTCTTGATTTACGAATTTGAAATCTGATTTTATGAGATCGAATTGATTGTGTATGTCATAACGAATTTCAAATGTAGTTTGCATTGCTGGTTCGGTTTCTctgttttattttgatttggAGAACTATAATTTGACATCAAACTCTATGGTCTGATCATAGTGCATTGGTTAATCCCAGGTGTACGATGTGTCAACATATTTGGACGACCACCCTGGGGGAGACGATGTACTCCTGGATGCAACTGGTACATTTATAAGCTTCCAATCTCCATAACTTACTCAACTTATTAGACTGTGCAATCAAGATTTTGCTTCAGTTCAGATAATCATCTCAAACAACAATGTAGATGTGTCGTGATCTGAATTTATGAGATTCGATTTCATTAGGAAGAGATGCCACCGAAGATTTTGAAGATGCCGGGCACAGCAAAACTGCGAGGGAGGAAATGGAAGCCTTCTGCATTGGAGAGCTTGACACCACCTCCTTGGATATTCCAGAGCTCGAGATTTTCTCCAAGAATCAGCCAACCGATTATCCAAAGAAGCTCGTGGACTTGACAAAGCGATACTGGGCTGTTCCTGCGGCTGTTGTTG
Proteins encoded in this window:
- the LOC126594975 gene encoding cytochrome b5-like, with the translated sequence MPTLTKLYTMQEASQHNTKDNCWVVIDGKVYDVSTYLDDHPGGDDVLLDATGRDATEDFEDAGHSKTAREEMEAFCIGELDTTSLDIPELEIFSKNQPTDYPKKLVDLTKRYWAVPAAVVGISVVVAVLHLRKK